Below is a genomic region from Phoenix dactylifera cultivar Barhee BC4 unplaced genomic scaffold, palm_55x_up_171113_PBpolish2nd_filt_p 001278F, whole genome shotgun sequence.
TCTACTGCGGATGTGCCATGCCCAAAGTTTTGTCGTAATGCAAATACCCATGGGTTTAATAATCATCTACCTTGATGTTGTTCATGACATTGTTTTTGATTTATCTGATTTTGGCATAAAGTTATGtatgattattttatttttaaaacaatcttcatgttctctGATAATTCTTGTAGGCAATGCTTGCTTCATGTAGCATGTTCAGTCCCCTTATAAATTTGTCATAGTTTATTGCTCTTATGTGCTTGTGCTCACAATGATATGGCTGGTCCAAATTCATTGTAGGGGCGGATCCTGGTTTTTGTAGTGGAAGACGGGAAACTACAGTTGATTGCTGAAAAGGAAACGAAGGGAGCTGTTTACTCTCTCAATGCTTTCAATGGAAAAATGCTGGCTGCTATCAATCAGAAGATTCAGTTATACAAATGGATGCTCCGGGATGATGGATCTCGTGAGCTGCAATCTGAATGTGGACATCATGGGCACATACTTGCCTTGTATGTTCAAACTCGTGGCGATTTCATCATAGTTGGTGATCTGATGAAGTCTATATCCTTATTGTTGTATAAGGTACGCAGGCCTTCTATCTGCACTGGTTCACAGGACATCACTGGAATCATCATTAGTACGTTGCCCATAATATCTGATAAAATTACAGTCCAGATTCTTCTCACCATCTCACAACATCAATTCATTagatatttttcattcattggtTCAGATTGAATTTAAACCATCTAACAGAGAAATAGGAGCCTTTTATATGTATTTCTTTTTACACTAAGAGCAGTTTCCTTTTAACTTTTGGGCTATCATGCACACAGACCTGAACCATGGTGctcaaaataaattaaaacgTGGAGTTTTCGTAAGGGAAGCTTAGTTTAGCATAAAAGGAAACCTATAGATCATATCTCTACTTTCTCAGACCTGAAGCTGCTATTTTCCTTTCTAGTTTTCCAACTATGGGCCTTTCTTCTAGATTGATATATAGAATTTCATATAAATAAAGTATCTGTTCAGGCCGATGTTGTGTGATGCATTGTTGTGCTCTCTCACAATATCAATTGTGGACTAGAACACAAGACATGATTAATCATGCAGCAATTGGCCATGTCTGTTCAGCTATATATTGAATTCTTTGTATATTTGTGTATCTTAGCATGAGAGGGGTGCAATCGAGGAGCTAGCCCGCGACTACAATGCAAACTGGATGACTGCTGTTGAGATTCTCGACGATGACATCTACCTTGGTGCTGAGAACAATTTCAACCTCTTTACAGTCCGCAAGAATAGTGATGCAGCAACAGATAGGAGCGGGGCCGGCTTGAGGTAGTTGGGAGTACCACCTTGGTGAGTTTGTCAACCGGTTCCGGCATGGCTCGCTTGTCATGCGCCTTCCAGACTCAGAGGCTGGCCACATACCGACAGTCATCTTCGGTACTGTCAATGGGGTGATTGGTGTTGTTGCTTCTCTCCCTCATGACCAATATGTGTTCCTAGAGAAACTTCAGTCCAACCTCGTGAAGGTTCTAAAGGGTGTAGGTGGGTTTAGCCATGAGCAGTGGCGTTCATTCAACAACGAGAAGAAGACAGTAGATGCTAGGAATTTCTTGGATGGAGACTTGATCGAGTCGTTTCTTGATCTTAGCCGCAGTCGAATGGATGAGATCTCGAAGGCAATGGGGGTTTCAGTTGAGGAGCTGTGCAAGAGAGTTGAGGAGCTGACAAGATTGCATTAAAAATGTAAATCCCCCTCCttgtctctctctgtgtgttttTAGGTGAAGCCTTTTTCTTGGTTGTAGCCCCAGGACAATTTGCTGTTTTTTAGTTTACCAAGGATGAAAATCCAGTGCTGCttattgtattttatttagtttaAATCGTGTACGAGTATTTTGTAATGCATGCTATGGTTGCATTTGGAAGCGACAGTTATATTTGAGTTTGTTTCTATTATC
It encodes:
- the LOC120108331 gene encoding LOW QUALITY PROTEIN: DNA damage-binding protein 1a-like (The sequence of the model RefSeq protein was modified relative to this genomic sequence to represent the inferred CDS: inserted 2 bases in 2 codons); the protein is GRILVFVVEDGKLQLIAEKETKGAVYSLNAFNGKMLAAINQKIQLYKWMLRDDGSRELQSECGHHGHILALYVQTRGDFIIVGDLMKSISLLLYKHERGAIEELARDYNANWMTAVEILDDDIYLGAENNFNLFTVRKNSDAATDXERGRLEVVGXYHLGEFVNRFRHGSLVMRLPDSEAGHIPTVIFGTVNGVIGVVASLPHDQYVFLEKLQSNLVKVLKGVGGFSHEQWRSFNNEKKTVDARNFLDGDLIESFLDLSRSRMDEISKAMGVSVEELCKRVEELTRLH